From a single Marinitoga sp. 38H-ov genomic region:
- the hflK gene encoding FtsH protease activity modulator HflK codes for MTDNFEIFDVQEEKPKKRKNIFKRVFWLVIVLLILGYFSTSVYQVGPSEMGLVLTFGKYTSSTGPGIHWHLPYPFQSHRIVDIKTLKKVEIGFRTVNYRGKIEYQTVSEEALMITGDENIVNLEAVVQYRIADPVKFAFRILNGFDMVKFATESVLREMVAINVIDSVLTSERDRIAMETAEKVQKILDEYGAGIKVENVYLQEVSPPNEVVKAFDDVNSAKQDKEKFINEAKRYSNDVIPKAEGEAQKILREAEAYAYEKVALATGEAQRFKEMLKEYTNAKDITKKRIILEAIQDLVENSKEKIIVDSSDTLKLLNLPEIGGDVK; via the coding sequence ATGACGGATAATTTTGAAATTTTTGATGTTCAAGAAGAAAAGCCGAAAAAGAGAAAAAACATTTTTAAACGCGTTTTTTGGTTAGTAATTGTCTTATTAATTTTAGGGTATTTTAGCACAAGTGTATATCAAGTAGGGCCATCTGAAATGGGATTAGTACTTACTTTTGGTAAATATACATCAAGTACAGGACCAGGTATTCATTGGCACTTGCCATATCCATTTCAAAGTCATAGGATAGTTGATATTAAGACATTAAAAAAAGTAGAAATAGGATTTAGAACAGTAAATTATAGAGGAAAAATAGAATACCAAACAGTTTCCGAAGAAGCATTAATGATTACAGGTGATGAAAATATAGTAAACCTTGAAGCTGTAGTTCAATATAGAATTGCTGATCCGGTTAAATTTGCTTTTAGAATATTAAATGGTTTTGATATGGTTAAATTTGCAACAGAAAGTGTATTAAGGGAAATGGTTGCTATTAATGTTATTGATTCTGTATTAACTTCTGAAAGAGATAGAATTGCAATGGAAACAGCGGAAAAAGTTCAAAAAATACTTGATGAATATGGAGCAGGTATTAAGGTAGAAAATGTTTATTTGCAAGAAGTATCTCCTCCAAATGAGGTTGTAAAGGCTTTTGATGATGTTAATAGTGCAAAGCAAGATAAAGAGAAATTCATAAATGAAGCTAAAAGATACTCAAATGATGTTATTCCTAAAGCAGAAGGTGAAGCTCAAAAAATATTAAGAGAAGCCGAAGCATATGCATATGAAAAAGTAGCACTTGCAACAGGTGAAGCTCAAAGATTTAAGGAAATGTTGAAAGAATATACCAATGCAAAAGATATAACTAAAAAAAGAATTATATTAGAAGCAATACAAGATTTAGTTGAGAATTCTAAAGAAAAGATTATAGTTGATAGTTCAGATACGCTTAAACTATTAAACTTACCAGAAATTGGTGGTGATGTAAAATGA
- a CDS encoding deoxyribonuclease IV gives MFKIGAHMSTSKGFHKVPLDTLAIDGNTFQIFCHSPRTWKVKEPMEEDIIKFKENMKKNNISFEDVLVHSGYLINLATPNYENWEKSINLMIEEIKITSKLGIRYFNVHPGSHLGEGDEFGYDRIAKALDIILNEVKDLNVDILLENVAKKGGNIGWKIEQLGEIIKRSNFPERLGITFDTCHGFDSNYNIKDKNDVKRLLDEIEKYIGLNKFKMIHLNDSKFPLGAGKDRHEFIGEGEIGIRGFETFLSFNEIAKLPMHLETPGDDLEHAEDIKVVKSILGI, from the coding sequence ATGTTTAAAATTGGAGCTCATATGAGTACATCTAAAGGGTTTCATAAAGTACCTCTTGATACTTTAGCAATAGATGGGAATACTTTTCAGATATTTTGCCATAGTCCTAGAACATGGAAGGTAAAAGAACCTATGGAAGAGGATATTATAAAATTTAAAGAAAATATGAAAAAAAACAATATATCATTTGAAGACGTTTTGGTTCATTCTGGGTATTTAATAAACTTAGCAACGCCGAATTATGAAAACTGGGAAAAATCAATAAATTTAATGATTGAAGAAATAAAGATAACCTCAAAATTAGGAATTAGATATTTTAATGTTCATCCAGGATCGCATTTAGGCGAAGGTGATGAATTTGGTTATGACAGAATTGCAAAAGCATTGGATATTATTTTGAACGAGGTTAAAGATTTGAATGTTGATATATTATTAGAAAATGTAGCAAAAAAGGGCGGTAATATAGGTTGGAAAATAGAACAATTAGGAGAAATAATTAAAAGAAGTAATTTTCCCGAAAGATTAGGTATTACATTTGACACATGTCATGGATTTGATTCAAATTATAATATTAAAGACAAAAATGATGTGAAAAGATTATTGGATGAAATTGAAAAATATATAGGATTAAATAAATTTAAAATGATACATCTTAATGACTCAAAGTTTCCACTGGGAGCTGGTAAGGATAGGCATGAATTTATTGGTGAAGGAGAAATCGGTATTAGAGGTTTTGAAACATTTTTATCTTTTAATGAAATAGCAAAATTGCCTATGCATCTCGAAACTCCTGGTGATGATTTAGAGCATGCAGAAGATATTAAAGTTGTTAAAAGTATATTGGGAATATAA